Proteins from a single region of Gemmatimonadota bacterium:
- a CDS encoding acetamidase/formamidase family protein has product MAHHNFSPTHYYTTIGAHDPVLTIASGDTLSTTTVCAGGRDMTGEQVTEGGNPQTGPFYIDGAEPGDSISVVFDYLMPNRSHGYTSARVAPNVLDPGYVPRFEDDIARVLWEIDFENRTARPVEVSHNRDHTTPGYGSPATRPLRDLILPLNPHPGCFGVAPPRGQAISTATSSTHGGNMDYKRFNEGTTVYLPVFVEGALFHIGDGHALQGDGEIVGTGVEISFDVRFTVHLHKGKTIEWPRGENDTHIFTVGNARPLDQCVEHATTEMIRWLVSDFGLDERTVHVLLGEAVEYDMGNMYDPAYTFVCKIPKQVLETLGATRA; this is encoded by the coding sequence ATGGCACATCACAATTTTAGCCCCACGCATTATTACACGACCATTGGAGCCCACGATCCGGTTCTTACCATTGCAAGTGGCGATACGCTTTCGACCACGACGGTTTGTGCGGGTGGCAGGGATATGACGGGCGAGCAGGTGACCGAGGGAGGTAATCCCCAGACGGGTCCTTTTTATATTGACGGTGCAGAGCCGGGGGATTCGATTTCGGTTGTGTTTGATTATTTGATGCCCAATCGCTCGCATGGATATACGTCTGCGCGCGTTGCGCCCAATGTGCTCGATCCGGGTTATGTGCCCAGGTTTGAGGATGATATTGCGCGGGTTTTATGGGAGATCGATTTTGAAAATCGCACGGCACGCCCTGTAGAGGTTTCTCACAACCGCGACCATACCACGCCCGGTTATGGCAGTCCCGCTACTCGTCCATTGAGGGATCTGATTTTACCACTTAATCCGCATCCCGGATGTTTTGGGGTTGCGCCGCCGCGGGGGCAGGCGATTTCGACGGCGACTTCATCCACGCACGGTGGGAATATGGATTACAAGCGCTTCAACGAGGGTACGACGGTTTATTTGCCGGTTTTTGTCGAGGGCGCGCTTTTTCACATTGGCGATGGGCACGCGCTTCAGGGCGATGGTGAAATTGTGGGTACGGGTGTTGAAATTTCTTTTGATGTCCGTTTTACAGTTCATCTGCACAAGGGTAAGACTATTGAGTGGCCGCGGGGTGAAAACGATACGCATATTTTTACGGTGGGCAATGCCCGTCCGCTCGATCAGTGCGTAGAGCACGCGACCACTGAAATGATCCGCTGGCTTGTGTCGGATTTTGGGCTGGATGAGCGCACCGTGCATGTGTTGTTGGGCGAAGCCGTTGAATACGATATGGGCAATATGTATGATCCCGCTTATACTTTTGTTTGCAAAATTCCCAAGCAAGTTCTCGAAACTCTGGGCGCGACCCGCGCGTAG
- a CDS encoding phytanoyl-CoA dioxygenase family protein — translation MNKWKPTAEQKHQWEEKGFFIEHNVVPEDTAFDMRGVIKNELLKPEPSGNPNPDPMDPMGDTPEARALRFRKLGNFCVESPLIWHTFHTGREMLALARYFLGNDIIVKFNSVFVKPAKTGSATPWHQDNGLWRDGETEPFNAWMALDPATRENGCMQFVPGSHKGEIVQHVMYEDSIHGELPRDLVKTRIKQCGTEHIELNPGDVVCWHSSLWHYSPPNPSPNSRIAIAGVWTNPKINARRMRPLHRWGMKSGQICTAFPPEFVQNENGKFHQPGDFPKASQ, via the coding sequence ATGAATAAATGGAAACCCACCGCTGAACAAAAACACCAATGGGAAGAAAAGGGATTCTTTATCGAGCACAACGTCGTACCAGAAGACACTGCTTTTGACATGCGCGGCGTCATAAAAAACGAACTGCTCAAACCCGAGCCAAGCGGCAACCCCAATCCAGACCCCATGGACCCCATGGGCGACACCCCCGAAGCGCGCGCCCTGCGATTTCGAAAACTCGGCAATTTTTGCGTCGAATCCCCCCTCATCTGGCACACATTTCACACCGGACGAGAAATGCTCGCCCTGGCGCGATATTTCCTGGGCAACGACATCATCGTCAAATTCAACAGCGTATTTGTAAAACCCGCCAAAACGGGCAGCGCAACACCCTGGCACCAGGACAACGGCCTCTGGCGAGACGGAGAAACCGAACCCTTTAATGCGTGGATGGCACTCGACCCGGCAACCCGTGAAAATGGATGTATGCAATTTGTTCCAGGCAGTCACAAAGGTGAGATAGTACAACACGTCATGTATGAAGACAGCATTCACGGTGAACTGCCCCGAGACCTCGTAAAAACGCGCATAAAACAATGCGGCACAGAACACATCGAACTCAACCCGGGCGACGTGGTCTGCTGGCACAGCAGCCTGTGGCATTACAGCCCGCCAAACCCCAGCCCAAACAGCCGCATAGCCATAGCGGGCGTATGGACAAACCCCAAAATCAACGCCAGGCGCATGCGTCCGCTACACCGCTGGGGCATGAAAAGCGGCCAAATCTGCACCGCATTCCCCCCCGAATTCGTCCAGAACGAAAACGGTAAATTCCACCAGCCAGGAGACTTTCCCAAAGCCTCACAATAA
- a CDS encoding amino acid permease has protein sequence MNKQGTIERSIGLAGATGVGIGAIVGGGILALAGVAYATTGPATLLVFAANGVIAVLTALSFAEMSTAFPQSGGTYTFAKNVLSVRAAFAFGWVGWFASIVAGVLYAMGFASYAAIALQECVRLLFGVAPEWLLGQAMVATLAIGATAYYTFGLIRTSGGGDNWINFAKMAVFAVLIGGGLWALTGRSLGAIHASLTPFLTHGTTGFFQAMGYTFIALQGFDLIAAVAGEVRTPERTLPRAMLLSLAAALGVYLPLLFVIATVGVPPGQTIGGLSANHPEVVVALAARHFLGETGFWLVLVAAILSMLSALQANLLAASRVALTMAQDRTLPAPIGEVHIRYKTPITAICVSALTMAILLMVVPDVAAAGAAASLIFLISFAMTHWTSILARTRRRTPAPFHTPLFPLIPVTGGLCCAGLALFQAISVPTAGLISAVWLGLGGLLYWALLARRARVVDASAEALDPQLLQMRGRSPLVLVPVANPQNASAMVAVAHALAPPGVGRVLLLSVVATPEEGWREEEPPHTLRDTQTVLREAVTASFAAGMAPEALMTIAPQPWPEIARVSRVHRCESLLLGLSDVNSAHLEELISSVACDVVVLHAPSGWHLKNVHRVLVPTRGLGAHDKFRARMLGSLCRTGKREVTFLQVLPEHTSDFQRDRAQRRLLQFANEEVPNRADALVVRHNKPLEAITDMANNYDLAILGLERIDKNRRQFGQLAPVLAQNITCATIMISRRG, from the coding sequence ATGAACAAACAGGGAACCATAGAACGTTCCATAGGTCTGGCAGGTGCTACGGGCGTGGGCATTGGTGCCATCGTCGGAGGCGGCATACTGGCACTTGCAGGCGTGGCCTATGCGACCACTGGACCGGCGACACTGCTCGTCTTTGCGGCCAATGGTGTAATTGCCGTACTGACTGCATTGAGCTTTGCCGAAATGTCAACTGCATTCCCTCAGTCCGGCGGCACCTATACATTTGCCAAAAACGTATTATCCGTACGCGCGGCTTTCGCTTTTGGATGGGTAGGCTGGTTTGCATCCATCGTCGCCGGCGTACTCTACGCAATGGGGTTTGCATCCTATGCTGCCATAGCACTGCAAGAATGTGTGCGGCTTCTCTTTGGCGTTGCACCAGAATGGCTCCTTGGACAGGCGATGGTCGCAACACTCGCCATAGGTGCAACCGCCTATTATACCTTCGGTCTCATTCGCACGAGCGGAGGCGGGGACAACTGGATCAACTTTGCAAAAATGGCCGTCTTCGCCGTACTCATCGGCGGCGGTCTATGGGCACTCACGGGCCGCAGTCTGGGGGCCATACACGCCAGCCTGACCCCATTTCTCACCCATGGAACAACGGGATTTTTTCAAGCCATGGGATACACCTTTATTGCCCTCCAGGGTTTTGATCTCATCGCCGCCGTTGCCGGCGAAGTACGCACCCCCGAACGCACATTGCCGCGGGCCATGCTCTTGTCTCTCGCAGCGGCTCTGGGCGTCTATCTGCCCTTGCTCTTTGTTATCGCGACTGTGGGTGTCCCACCTGGACAGACCATAGGTGGCCTGAGCGCCAACCATCCCGAAGTCGTGGTGGCTCTCGCGGCGCGACATTTCCTGGGTGAAACGGGTTTCTGGCTCGTACTGGTCGCCGCCATCTTGTCCATGCTATCGGCACTACAGGCCAATTTGCTCGCGGCTTCCCGCGTAGCCCTCACCATGGCACAAGACCGCACCCTTCCCGCACCCATCGGCGAAGTACACATTCGCTATAAAACACCTATAACCGCAATCTGTGTCAGTGCTCTGACAATGGCAATCCTGCTGATGGTCGTGCCCGATGTAGCGGCTGCTGGCGCTGCGGCGAGTTTGATTTTCCTCATCTCTTTTGCCATGACGCACTGGACCAGCATCCTGGCCCGAACGCGACGGCGAACACCCGCACCATTCCACACGCCATTATTTCCCCTCATTCCCGTCACAGGCGGTCTGTGCTGCGCCGGATTGGCACTCTTTCAGGCCATATCCGTGCCAACCGCTGGCTTGATCTCGGCGGTGTGGCTGGGACTGGGCGGATTATTGTACTGGGCATTACTGGCGCGTCGCGCCCGCGTCGTAGATGCCTCTGCCGAAGCACTCGACCCACAACTGCTCCAAATGCGCGGTCGCAGCCCCTTGGTCCTCGTACCCGTGGCCAATCCTCAAAATGCCTCTGCCATGGTCGCAGTTGCCCACGCGCTCGCACCGCCAGGCGTGGGACGCGTATTGTTATTATCAGTAGTAGCTACCCCAGAAGAGGGATGGCGCGAGGAAGAACCACCTCATACCTTGCGCGACACACAGACAGTACTTAGAGAAGCCGTAACAGCCTCGTTTGCCGCTGGAATGGCACCCGAAGCACTGATGACCATCGCGCCACAACCCTGGCCCGAGATTGCGCGGGTTTCTCGCGTGCACCGCTGCGAGAGTTTATTATTGGGTTTGAGCGACGTCAACAGTGCCCACCTGGAAGAACTCATCAGTTCTGTGGCATGCGACGTGGTGGTATTACACGCGCCATCGGGCTGGCACTTAAAGAACGTACATCGCGTACTGGTGCCTACGCGTGGGCTTGGTGCCCACGACAAATTTCGCGCCCGTATGCTGGGCAGTCTGTGCCGCACGGGCAAACGCGAAGTCACGTTTTTGCAAGTATTGCCCGAACACACCAGTGATTTTCAGCGTGACCGCGCACAGCGCAGACTCCTGCAATTTGCAAATGAAGAAGTCCCCAACAGAGCCGATGCCTTGGTGGTGCGCCACAACAAACCCCTCGAGGCAATTACAGATATGGCAAATAATTACGACCTGGCGATTTTGGGATTGGAGCGCATTGACAAAAACCGCAGACAATTTGGACAACTCGCACCGGTTCTCGCACAAAATATCACCTGTGCCACCATCATGATCAGCAGGCGAGGGTGA
- a CDS encoding phytanoyl-CoA dioxygenase family protein produces the protein MQHCATEAQLRQFNDEGYLIVEDALSPDLLARLNDAVDRVEAREREAKGLKPDALLKKFRTVVEDDVFLELLDNPKTFPLLWDILGWNIQLYISHLIVYPPEQKKDKIHQGGWHQDGGRPVPEMERPHPRLSLKISYWLSDVDTPEHGAMQIVPRSHKLDTKPEGSDAGEGVLPVCVKAGTAVLFDRRMWHRRGINTSDVTRRVLFFGYSYRWLRGLDYNLMPENILSKCDPIRRQLLGDGIDVKGWWQPTEADVPLKSWLREHKGEEYLEALG, from the coding sequence TTGCAACACTGCGCTACAGAAGCGCAACTCAGGCAATTTAATGACGAAGGATATTTGATCGTCGAAGACGCCCTATCACCCGACCTGCTCGCGCGATTGAATGACGCCGTCGATCGGGTAGAAGCGCGGGAACGCGAGGCAAAAGGACTGAAACCAGATGCATTATTGAAAAAATTCCGAACCGTAGTGGAAGACGATGTCTTTCTGGAATTACTCGATAATCCCAAAACATTCCCGCTATTATGGGATATCCTGGGATGGAATATCCAGCTCTATATCTCCCATCTAATCGTATATCCCCCCGAGCAAAAGAAAGACAAAATACACCAGGGCGGCTGGCATCAAGACGGCGGGCGCCCTGTACCCGAGATGGAACGCCCCCACCCGCGTCTATCCCTGAAAATCAGCTACTGGTTAAGCGATGTTGACACCCCAGAACACGGCGCAATGCAAATTGTGCCGCGCAGTCACAAACTGGACACAAAACCCGAAGGCTCCGATGCTGGCGAAGGCGTGTTACCCGTATGTGTCAAAGCGGGAACAGCCGTCCTCTTTGACCGCAGAATGTGGCACCGACGGGGGATTAACACATCCGACGTCACGCGCCGCGTATTGTTCTTTGGCTACAGTTATCGCTGGCTGCGGGGGCTGGATTACAACCTCATGCCCGAAAATATACTGAGCAAATGCGACCCCATCCGCCGCCAGCTACTCGGCGATGGCATAGATGTCAAAGGATGGTGGCAACCCACAGAAGCCGACGTCCCCCTCAAAAGTTGGCTGCGCGAACACAAAGGCGAAGAATATCTCGAAGCACTGGGATAG
- a CDS encoding amidohydrolase family protein, giving the protein MIIDPHLHVWSDDEETYPYGPSQPHEAGSVELLFETMADAGVDKAVIVQPIHYLFDNRYVADCLKQYPDKLAAQALVDPTSPDAADELERLHREEGFGGMRIHLSRYGDPAGLAASDKDPLWARARDLGLCFNLFGGAEDHAPVEPIIARFPEVNVVVDHIAGIPVDEPDPKPLLTNLLNWGQYPNVHVKISNVGQRSNMPYPHRDTHDMIKRVYAVYGPERLMWGTDFPHVFRSCGYKGSLDLIRDHMFFNDDDLEWILCKTILKLWSFDEGG; this is encoded by the coding sequence ATGATTATTGATCCCCATCTCCATGTATGGAGTGATGACGAGGAAACCTATCCCTACGGTCCCAGCCAGCCCCACGAGGCGGGTTCGGTCGAGCTTTTGTTTGAGACGATGGCGGACGCAGGGGTGGATAAAGCGGTTATTGTTCAGCCGATTCACTATCTTTTTGATAATCGGTATGTTGCCGATTGTCTCAAGCAGTATCCGGATAAGCTGGCGGCGCAGGCGCTTGTGGATCCCACGTCACCCGATGCTGCAGATGAGTTGGAGCGTTTGCACAGGGAAGAGGGTTTTGGCGGGATGCGCATTCATTTGTCGCGTTATGGAGATCCCGCAGGTCTGGCGGCGTCTGATAAAGATCCATTGTGGGCGCGTGCCCGGGATCTGGGCCTGTGTTTCAATCTGTTTGGTGGGGCTGAGGATCACGCGCCTGTTGAACCCATTATTGCCCGTTTTCCGGAGGTCAATGTTGTGGTTGATCACATTGCCGGTATTCCCGTGGATGAGCCGGATCCCAAGCCCTTGCTGACCAATTTGCTCAATTGGGGACAATATCCCAATGTTCATGTTAAGATTTCCAATGTGGGACAGCGGTCCAATATGCCCTATCCGCACCGCGATACGCACGATATGATCAAGCGCGTTTACGCTGTGTACGGTCCAGAGCGTTTGATGTGGGGTACGGATTTTCCCCATGTGTTCAGGAGTTGTGGGTACAAAGGGTCTCTGGATTTGATACGCGACCACATGTTCTTTAACGACGACGACCTCGAATGGATTTTGTGTAAGACGATTCTCAAACTGTGGTCTTTTGATGAAGGAGGATGA
- a CDS encoding aldo/keto reductase, translating to MNYRQLGKDGADIPVIGLGAWPIGGGMGNMDDRDCIDTVRTAIDSGITLLDTAQAYRTSEATLGRALKDGYRERCFLATKVSRQYSREDIENAIENSLRNLDVDYVDLYQIHSWNPQYPIEESMETMARLQEQGKTRFIGVSNFNAAQMQQAYDIAPFHSNQPRYNMFDRNIEAEDLDFCRQTGIGILAHSPLGKGLLTGKYASGHVFSEDDERANSSRFQGDLFARYLAVADELQSVAADKNMTMVQLAIAWLLRREEVTCVLVGAKNPDQVKEHVDAADVEFLDDELERIEKILQDTPSGF from the coding sequence ATGAATTATCGACAATTAGGCAAAGACGGTGCCGACATCCCGGTTATTGGCCTGGGTGCCTGGCCAATTGGCGGCGGTATGGGCAATATGGACGATAGGGATTGTATTGACACTGTGCGTACTGCTATTGACAGCGGTATTACTCTGCTCGATACTGCACAGGCATATCGCACCAGCGAGGCCACACTGGGCAGAGCGCTCAAAGATGGCTATCGCGAGCGGTGTTTTCTCGCCACAAAAGTCAGTCGTCAGTATTCTCGAGAGGATATTGAAAATGCCATTGAAAATAGCCTGCGAAATCTCGATGTCGATTACGTAGATTTGTATCAAATCCACAGTTGGAACCCGCAATATCCCATTGAAGAGAGTATGGAAACCATGGCCCGGCTGCAAGAACAGGGCAAGACGCGCTTTATCGGGGTTTCCAACTTCAATGCGGCACAGATGCAACAGGCGTACGATATTGCCCCATTTCATTCGAATCAACCGCGCTACAATATGTTTGACCGGAATATTGAAGCCGAAGACCTGGATTTTTGTAGACAAACGGGTATTGGTATTCTCGCGCATAGTCCCCTGGGGAAAGGTTTGCTTACGGGCAAATACGCATCCGGCCACGTCTTTTCCGAAGACGACGAGCGCGCGAATTCATCTCGCTTTCAAGGCGATCTCTTCGCCCGTTATCTCGCAGTGGCAGATGAGTTACAGTCTGTCGCCGCAGATAAGAATATGACTATGGTGCAACTCGCCATTGCCTGGCTTCTTCGCCGCGAGGAGGTAACATGTGTGCTCGTTGGTGCGAAAAATCCCGATCAGGTCAAAGAACACGTCGATGCGGCAGATGTCGAGTTTTTGGATGATGAATTGGAACGTATTGAAAAAATTTTGCAAGATACGCCGAGTGGCTTTTAG
- the rnd gene encoding ribonuclease D, protein MPLINTPDALETLVNRALNAPCVGIDTEFVWEQTYYPRLGIIQVGLAENDCHLIDAVTLSDLSPLGTLLSDPHTVKILHDAQQDLWILRRITNAIPCNIFDTRCVAGFAGLSSNLSLGNLLRMCLNIQLPKTETRTDWLRRPLSDKQLAYALDDVRYLPALREHLLTDIHRRDRENWLAEELRQYDIAKLYDDRAPEEQYTRIKGMGRLSRRDMAIVRELATWREEKARQVDRPRNRVISDDAIVQIARRKPRSIQSLKRLRGISRATINQYGNSLLNAVQRGLAIDEKNCPPISPPVRPDPFEDARLDLAMAFLRGQCLSEGIDIAMVASRSEVKEFISPQKNATNNPLHTGWRREFLGADLTALLTGKHAIGINPNTRLPRLLRDKT, encoded by the coding sequence ATGCCACTAATCAATACACCCGACGCGCTCGAAACCCTTGTCAACCGCGCCTTAAACGCGCCCTGTGTGGGCATTGATACAGAATTTGTCTGGGAACAAACCTATTATCCACGCCTGGGCATTATACAGGTGGGACTTGCAGAAAATGATTGCCACCTGATAGATGCCGTCACATTATCGGATCTATCGCCTCTGGGAACCTTATTATCAGACCCCCACACCGTCAAAATTTTGCACGATGCACAGCAAGACCTCTGGATATTGAGACGGATAACAAATGCTATTCCCTGCAATATATTTGACACGCGTTGTGTAGCGGGCTTCGCTGGCTTGAGTTCAAACCTATCGCTGGGCAATTTGTTGCGCATGTGTCTCAATATACAACTGCCCAAAACAGAAACGCGCACAGACTGGCTGAGGCGACCATTATCGGACAAACAACTCGCCTATGCCCTGGATGACGTGCGATATTTACCCGCCCTGCGCGAACATCTCCTGACCGACATTCATCGTCGAGACCGAGAAAACTGGCTGGCCGAAGAACTCCGTCAGTACGATATTGCCAAATTGTATGACGACCGCGCCCCCGAAGAACAATATACGCGCATAAAAGGCATGGGGCGCCTTTCGAGACGCGACATGGCCATCGTGCGCGAACTGGCCACCTGGCGAGAAGAAAAAGCACGACAAGTAGATCGACCCAGAAATCGCGTGATAAGCGATGACGCCATCGTGCAAATTGCCCGGCGCAAGCCGCGATCAATTCAGTCGTTAAAACGATTGCGGGGTATCTCAAGAGCAACCATAAATCAGTACGGCAACAGTCTCCTCAACGCTGTACAGCGCGGATTGGCAATCGATGAAAAAAATTGCCCACCCATATCTCCACCTGTGCGACCCGACCCCTTTGAGGATGCGCGTCTCGACCTCGCCATGGCTTTCTTGCGAGGACAATGTCTATCAGAAGGGATCGACATCGCAATGGTGGCATCCCGATCAGAAGTCAAAGAATTCATTTCCCCCCAAAAAAATGCGACGAATAATCCGTTGCACACAGGTTGGCGACGCGAATTTTTGGGCGCAGACCTCACCGCGCTCTTGACTGGCAAACACGCCATCGGCATCAATCCCAACACGCGCTTGCCCAGGTTATTGCGGGATAAGACATAA
- a CDS encoding YigZ family protein, translated as MSNRYSIPAATCRVEDKIKRSRFITTLAHTLAREDARVFIDQIRAEFPDASHNCWAFLIGPPGTTGNVGMSDDGEPHGTAGRPMLTVLTHSGLGDVVVVVTRYFGGTKLGKGGLVRAYSGGVQHALEKVQCAERVTWIAVLATIGYASYKSFKRLLPDFEVRVVAEDFGTDITCELAVPAEQIAPFKQAVGNLTRGQAQVEEV; from the coding sequence ATGTCTAATCGCTATTCCATTCCCGCGGCGACATGCCGCGTAGAGGATAAAATTAAGCGCAGTCGATTTATTACTACTCTGGCGCATACACTGGCACGAGAAGACGCTCGCGTGTTTATCGATCAAATTCGCGCCGAATTTCCAGATGCTTCACACAATTGCTGGGCATTTCTGATCGGGCCACCAGGTACGACTGGCAATGTGGGAATGAGCGATGATGGAGAGCCGCACGGTACGGCTGGTCGTCCTATGCTGACTGTGCTGACGCATTCGGGTCTTGGCGATGTGGTAGTGGTGGTGACGCGCTATTTTGGCGGGACAAAGTTGGGCAAGGGCGGGCTTGTGCGGGCTTATTCAGGTGGCGTTCAACACGCGCTTGAGAAGGTTCAGTGTGCGGAGCGCGTGACATGGATCGCTGTTTTGGCGACGATTGGCTACGCGAGCTATAAATCTTTCAAGCGGTTGCTGCCGGATTTTGAGGTGCGTGTTGTCGCTGAAGATTTTGGGACCGATATTACATGCGAACTGGCCGTGCCCGCAGAACAAATTGCGCCTTTTAAACAGGCGGTGGGGAATCTCACGAGAGGACAGGCACAGGTTGAGGAGGTGTGA